A stretch of Miscanthus floridulus cultivar M001 chromosome 13, ASM1932011v1, whole genome shotgun sequence DNA encodes these proteins:
- the LOC136499484 gene encoding putative F-box protein PP2-B8 gives MEEAQEAAAAVGRVETQVGDLPELYLSQAIARTSPRDACRCAAVSPAFCAAADSDHVWRAFLPQQLEQLKHRGSSSRKKDAYLGLCDAASAVAIDGDGGRCRVWLERASGARCYALSARRLSLPWDDGEYSWRFTHHPRSRQELAFLARSTELVT, from the exons ATGGAGGAGgcgcaggaggcggcggcggcggtagggAGGGTGGAGACCCAGGTGGGCGACCTGCCGGAGCTGTACCTGTCGCAGGCCATCGCGCGGACCTCCCCGCGCGACGCCTGCCGCTGCGCCGCCGTATCCCCGGCCTTCTGCGCCGCCGCCGACTCCGACCACGTATGGCGCGCCTTCCTCCCCCAGCAGCTAGAGCAGCTAAAGCATcggggcagcagcagcaggaagaAGGACGCCTACCTCGGCCTCTGCGACGCCGCCAGCGCCGTGGCCATCGATGGCGACGGCGGCAGGTGCAGGGTGTGGCTGGAGAGGGCCAGCGGCGCCAGGTGCTACGCGCTGTCGGCACGGAGGCTCAGCTTGCCCTGGGACGACGGCGAGTACTCCTGGAGATTCACGCACCACCCGCGCTCCAG GCaggaattagccttcttggcaagatCAACCGAATTGGTGACatag
- the LOC136499485 gene encoding uncharacterized protein, producing the protein MPAAAAERRRVGAGWLRRRSGARSGGRGCGGRAGAGAGPAGCGGGPAAERGRGGAGWLRRAEAGTGRGRGCGGGPAAERGRGSAGGLAAVGRGQARVADHHHAGCSIHHRIRRSSLRHRQIWWWGKARSAIAGKKGVGRRILQLWRCSGSPVVGERESAAACRGEGEGGPPPPVGEMKRRGRGGRRCAGAGEGGGEGGAATEKEGRGAPEEGREGSGAAALERGRGRRIWGGERARADEERAGEGAGGWREGGEGAPEKEGRVAPEEGREGSGAAALERGRGRRI; encoded by the exons ATGCCGGCTGCGGCGGCCGAGCGGCGCCGGGTCGGGGCCGGCTGGCTGCGGCGGCGGAGCGGGGCCAGGTCGGGGGGCCGGGGCTGCGGCGGCCGAGCGGGGGCCGGGGCGGGGCCGGCTGGCTGCGGCGGTGGTCCGGCGGCGGAGCGGGGCCGGGGCGGGGCTGGATGGCTACGGCGGGCGGAGGCGGGGACGGGTCGGGGCCGGGGCTGCGGCGGCGGTCCGGCGGCGGAGCGGGGCCGGGGCAGTGCCGGTGGTCTCGCGGCGGTGGGGCGGGGCCAGGCGCGCGtggca GACCACCACCACGCCGGTTGCTCGATCCACCACCGGATCCGCCGCTCCTCCCTCCGCCATCGCCAGATCTGGTGGTGGGGGAAGGCCAGATCCGCCATCGCGGGGAAGAAGGGGGTGGGGCGCCGGATCCTCCAGTTGTGGAGGTGCTCCGGCTCGCCGGTGGTGGGGGAGAGGGAGAGTGCCGCCGCCTgcagaggagagggagagggagggccgccgccacctgtgggggagatgaagaggagagggaggggagggcggaGATGTGCcggcgccggagagggaggaggggagggaggggccgCAACggagaaggaggggaggggcgcgccagaggaggggagggaggggagcggcgcggcggcgctggagaGAGGGCGTGGGCGGCGGATCTGGggaggagagagggcgcgggcggaTGAAGAGAGGGCAGGAGAGGGCGCGGGCGgatggagagagggaggggagggggcgccggAGAAGGAGGGGAGGGTCGCgccggaggaggggagggaggggagcggcgcggcggcgctggagagagggcgcgggcggcggATCTAG